One genomic segment of Sminthopsis crassicaudata isolate SCR6 chromosome 2, ASM4859323v1, whole genome shotgun sequence includes these proteins:
- the KAZALD1 gene encoding kazal-type serine protease inhibitor domain-containing protein 1, which yields MSRQPVVLAPALAVLLLLQPLPPARSRPPSGADYLRRGWQRLLDEGEGCGPCRPEECPTPRGCLAGRVLDACDCCWECANLEGQLCDLDPDGHFYGRCGDHLECRLDAGGDMHRGEVPEPQCLCRSTSPLCGSDGRTYAQICSFQEAARAWPQANLSVMHPGPCEAEPQILSPPRDVWNVTGQDVIFGCEVFAYPMASIEWRKDGTETLLPGDDPHISVQFRGGPQRFEVTGWLQIQAVRVSDEGTYRCLARNALGQTTAPASLTVLTLDQLNNKSIPLLNSLSPTLEEEADSEEGDDYY from the exons ATGTCTCGGCAGCCAGTGGTCCTAGCCCCGGCCCTGGCGGTTCTCTTGCTCCTGCAGCCTCTGCCCCCCGCCAGGTCCCGTCCACCCTCAGGCGCTGACTACCTGCGGCGAGGCTGGCAACGGCTTCTGGACGAGGGAGAGGGCTGTGGGCCCTGCCGGCCGGAGGAGTGCCCGACGCCGCGGGGCTGCTTGGCAGGGCGTGTCTTGGACGCGTGCGACTGCTGCTGGGAGTGTGCGAACCTGGAGGGTCAACTCTGTGACTTAGACCCAGATGGGCATTTCTATGGGCGCTGCGGGGATCACCTGGAGTGCCGCCTGGACGCAGGCGGGGACATGCACCGCGGAGAAGTGCCCGAGCCCCAGTGTCTCTGCCGCTCTACAAGCCCGCTCTGCGGTTCCGATGGGCGCACCTACGCACAGATATGCAGTTTCCAGGAGGCCGCCCGGGCCTGGCCACAGGCCAACCTCAGTGTAATGCACCCTGGACCCTGTGAAGCCG AACCCCAGATCCTGTCCCCACCTCGAGATGTGTGGAATGTGACTGGCCAGGATGTGATATTCGGCTGTGAAGTGTTTGCCTATCCAATGGCCTCCATCGAGTGGAGAAAGGATGGGACAGAAACATTGCTACCTGGAGATGATCCCCATATCTCTGTGCAG TTCAGGGGGGGGCCACAAAGATTCGAAGTGACTGGCTGGTTGCAGATTCAGGCTGTTCGAGTGAGTGATGAGGGTACTTACCGATGCCTTGCCCGAAATGCCTTGGGCCAGACCACAGCCCCAGCTAGCCTCACGGTGCTCACCTTGG ATCAGCTGAACAACAAAAGCATCCCTCTACTTAACTCTTTGAGCCCGACTCTTGAAGAGGAGGCTGACAGTGAAGAGGGGGATGACTATTATTAG